Proteins co-encoded in one Timaviella obliquedivisa GSE-PSE-MK23-08B genomic window:
- the glnA gene encoding type I glutamate--ammonia ligase codes for MAETAQEILNMIDEQGIELIDLKFVDLYGIWQHCTFHKSLIDAESFVNTGGVAFDGSSIRGWKAINNSDMAMVPDPTTAWIDPFMAEPTLSMVCTIVDPRTSQMYERDPRSIAQKAVDYLISTGIGDTVFCGPEPEFFIFDDIRFGQSGHESYYFIDSDEGGWNTGKDGGNLGYKITKKRGYFPVAPSDMLQDIRTEMLLTMAKCGVPIEKHHHEVAGGGQCELGIRFSDLVHAADYVMTYKYVVKNVARKYGKTATFMPKPIHDDNGTGMHSHMSLWKDGQPLFAGDQYAGLSQTALWFIGGLIKHAPSILAFTNPTTNSYKRLVPGFEAPVNLAYSAGNRSASIRIPLSGANPKAKRLEFRCPDASSNPYLTFSAMLCAGLDGIKNQIDPGEPLDVDIYELSPEELAKVPKAPATLQEALSNLERDHDFLTAGGVFPEDFIYNWVSLKMDTEVKPLSKLPHPLEFEMYYDC; via the coding sequence ATGGCTGAAACAGCACAAGAAATTTTAAACATGATTGATGAGCAGGGCATCGAACTCATCGACCTAAAATTTGTAGATCTATATGGCATTTGGCAACACTGCACCTTTCACAAAAGTCTTATTGACGCAGAGTCCTTTGTGAACACAGGCGGCGTGGCATTTGATGGTTCTAGCATCCGCGGCTGGAAAGCCATTAATAACTCCGACATGGCAATGGTGCCCGACCCCACCACCGCCTGGATCGACCCCTTTATGGCAGAACCAACCCTCAGCATGGTCTGCACCATTGTTGATCCACGCACCAGCCAAATGTATGAGCGCGACCCGCGATCGATCGCTCAAAAAGCCGTCGATTACCTGATCTCCACTGGCATTGGCGACACTGTATTTTGCGGCCCCGAACCCGAATTTTTCATTTTTGATGACATCCGCTTTGGGCAATCAGGTCACGAAAGCTACTACTTCATCGACTCTGATGAAGGCGGCTGGAACACGGGTAAAGATGGCGGCAACTTGGGTTACAAAATTACCAAGAAGCGCGGTTACTTCCCGGTTGCGCCCTCTGACATGCTGCAAGATATCCGCACCGAAATGTTGCTGACTATGGCAAAGTGCGGCGTGCCCATTGAAAAGCACCACCACGAAGTCGCTGGCGGTGGTCAGTGTGAGTTGGGCATTCGGTTCTCGGATTTGGTTCATGCTGCTGATTACGTCATGACCTACAAATATGTGGTCAAAAACGTCGCCCGCAAGTATGGCAAAACCGCAACCTTTATGCCTAAGCCCATCCATGATGACAACGGCACAGGAATGCACAGCCATATGTCCCTTTGGAAAGATGGTCAGCCTTTGTTTGCAGGAGATCAGTACGCTGGACTTAGTCAAACCGCCCTCTGGTTCATTGGTGGGTTGATTAAACACGCTCCCTCAATTCTGGCATTCACTAACCCTACCACCAACTCTTACAAGCGTTTGGTGCCTGGATTTGAGGCTCCGGTTAACCTGGCGTATTCAGCCGGAAACCGCTCAGCATCGATCCGCATTCCGCTCTCGGGTGCCAACCCCAAGGCAAAGCGCCTAGAATTCCGTTGTCCGGATGCTTCCAGCAATCCTTATCTAACCTTCTCAGCAATGCTGTGCGCGGGTCTAGACGGCATCAAAAACCAAATTGATCCCGGTGAGCCGCTTGATGTAGACATTTACGAATTGTCTCCTGAAGAGTTGGCCAAGGTGCCCAAAGCTCCAGCAACTTTGCAGGAAGCCTTAAGCAACCTGGAACGGGATCATGACTTCTTGACGGCTGGAGGAGTGTTCCCTGAGGACTTTATTTACAACTGGGTTTCTCTCAAAATGGATACGGAAGTGAAGCCTTTGAGCAAGTTGCCGCATCCGCTTGAGTTTGAAATGTATTACGACTGCTAA
- a CDS encoding DUF3536 domain-containing protein translates to MTLLNSDRPSVSEEFEQSEGIALDEIASESSASTDPLKPDPLKTATGVYVTVHGHFYQPPRENPYLNAVERQPSAAPCHDWNERVHQECYRPNAFARVLNNEGEVVGIVNNFEYLSFNIGPTLMSWMERHDVETYQRILEADRHSCERLNGHGNAIAQVYNHIIMPLANERDKYTQIRWGKADFCKRFGRNPEGMWLAETAVDYPTLEALIAEDIRFIILAPSQAQRCRPLDDHSPWLEVGGGQIDPVRPYRCYLPGRDKYIDIFFYDGPISRDMGFNDVLLSSGHFAGRVSTAVRADHQPSQLISVATDGETFGHHKKGSEKALAYALVKEFPKRGWTVTNYAHYLCLSAPTWEVELKPVTAWSCSHGVDRWQHDCGCGGGGGWHLQWRRPLRDSLDWLRDQLVKVYEETAPKFFRDPWKARDEYVQVILDRTPTHIHQFLTKHQTHRLTSTEKVDALQLLEMQRHTLLMYTSCGWFFEEISRPEGTQILRYAARALELAGDVSGIQLEKGFIKRLAIAPSNVEQFQTGAEVYRQLVAPSVVSLEQVAAHYALTSLFTPYSREQQIYCYTVHQQDYQLQRLGNLTLAVGQIQIRSDITRSSTSMAFAVLHLGGWDFHCCIQLFKGRRVYSQTRDNLFEAMQQASAAQTILAMNKAFGDQSYSLQNLFAEERHRLMNLLSQETLMRLDQLYTQVYRDNYGVLMAFHRDQLEVPQELQVAAEIAITQRAIAALQSLEREASDFPPSNPQLCLSYLADLEAIAIEAQQLHCQLKLPQISATLERLIVSWLWNLLNSPNPQTVEADALWVQRLIDLGQQLHLHLRLDDAQELYYKHLHEQDSMVRSSAALLELGKGLAIGVG, encoded by the coding sequence ATGACTCTTCTCAACTCCGATCGCCCGTCAGTATCCGAGGAATTTGAACAATCTGAAGGGATAGCTCTAGATGAAATCGCTTCAGAAAGCTCCGCATCCACCGATCCCCTCAAGCCTGATCCCCTCAAAACAGCGACAGGGGTTTATGTGACAGTCCACGGGCATTTCTACCAACCACCCCGCGAAAATCCATATCTCAATGCCGTCGAACGCCAGCCTAGTGCCGCGCCTTGCCACGATTGGAACGAGCGTGTTCATCAGGAATGCTATCGCCCTAATGCGTTCGCTCGCGTTCTCAACAACGAAGGCGAGGTCGTGGGGATCGTCAACAACTTTGAGTATCTCAGCTTTAATATTGGTCCGACCCTGATGAGTTGGATGGAACGCCATGATGTAGAGACATATCAACGAATTTTAGAAGCCGATCGCCATAGCTGCGAACGGTTAAATGGACATGGCAACGCCATCGCCCAGGTCTACAATCACATCATTATGCCCCTCGCCAACGAGCGCGACAAATATACTCAAATTCGCTGGGGCAAAGCTGACTTTTGCAAACGCTTTGGGCGCAATCCTGAAGGGATGTGGCTAGCGGAAACCGCTGTCGATTACCCGACGCTAGAAGCCTTGATTGCAGAGGATATTCGCTTCATTATTTTGGCACCGTCCCAAGCTCAGCGCTGTCGTCCCTTAGATGATCATTCTCCATGGCTAGAAGTGGGTGGTGGGCAAATTGATCCGGTTCGTCCCTATCGCTGCTACCTGCCTGGACGAGACAAATACATTGATATTTTCTTTTATGATGGCCCGATTTCGCGGGATATGGGCTTTAATGATGTGCTTCTCAGTTCTGGGCATTTTGCCGGACGAGTTAGCACAGCCGTTCGGGCAGATCATCAGCCCTCGCAGTTAATTTCAGTGGCTACGGATGGCGAAACCTTTGGGCATCACAAAAAAGGTAGCGAAAAGGCTTTAGCCTACGCCCTGGTCAAGGAGTTTCCCAAACGGGGCTGGACAGTGACTAATTACGCCCATTACCTTTGCCTCAGTGCCCCCACCTGGGAGGTAGAACTCAAGCCCGTCACAGCTTGGAGTTGCTCCCATGGAGTCGATCGCTGGCAACACGACTGCGGCTGTGGCGGTGGCGGCGGCTGGCACTTACAATGGCGCAGACCCCTGCGCGATAGCCTGGATTGGCTACGAGATCAGCTTGTCAAAGTTTACGAAGAGACTGCTCCCAAGTTTTTCCGTGATCCGTGGAAAGCGCGGGATGAGTACGTGCAGGTCATTCTCGATCGTACTCCCACTCACATTCACCAGTTCTTGACCAAACATCAAACCCATCGGCTGACATCGACAGAAAAAGTAGATGCACTCCAGCTTTTAGAAATGCAGCGCCATACCCTGCTAATGTACACAAGCTGCGGCTGGTTTTTTGAAGAAATTTCTCGTCCAGAAGGCACCCAGATCCTCCGCTATGCTGCTCGTGCTCTGGAGCTAGCAGGTGATGTCTCTGGCATCCAGCTTGAGAAAGGCTTTATCAAACGTTTGGCGATCGCTCCTAGCAACGTCGAGCAGTTCCAAACGGGTGCAGAAGTTTACCGTCAACTGGTTGCGCCATCCGTGGTCAGCCTAGAGCAAGTGGCAGCCCATTATGCCTTAACCTCCTTATTCACTCCCTATTCCCGCGAACAGCAAATCTATTGCTATACCGTTCATCAGCAGGATTATCAACTTCAACGCTTGGGCAATCTCACCTTAGCCGTTGGGCAAATTCAGATCAGGTCAGACATTACTAGATCCAGCACTAGCATGGCGTTTGCAGTGCTGCATTTGGGCGGCTGGGATTTTCACTGCTGCATTCAACTTTTCAAAGGACGACGGGTCTATAGCCAAACGAGAGACAATTTGTTTGAAGCGATGCAGCAAGCCAGCGCCGCTCAAACGATTTTGGCAATGAACAAGGCGTTTGGAGATCAATCCTACAGTTTGCAAAACCTGTTTGCTGAGGAGCGTCATCGCCTGATGAATTTACTTAGCCAGGAAACTCTGATGCGCCTGGATCAACTGTATACTCAGGTTTACCGCGATAACTATGGCGTACTGATGGCGTTCCATCGAGATCAACTAGAGGTGCCCCAAGAACTCCAGGTGGCGGCTGAGATTGCTATTACGCAACGGGCGATCGCCGCCCTACAATCTCTCGAACGAGAAGCCAGCGATTTTCCGCCCAGCAACCCGCAACTCTGCCTCAGCTACTTGGCAGACTTGGAAGCGATCGCCATTGAAGCCCAGCAACTTCACTGCCAACTCAAGCTCCCTCAAATCTCGGCAACTTTGGAACGTCTAATTGTCTCCTGGCTATGGAATTTGCTCAACAGCCCTAATCCTCAAACCGTTGAGGCAGATGCTCTCTGGGTTCAGCGGCTCATCGATTTGGGTCAGCAGCTTCACTTACATCTGCGCCTGGATGATGCCCAAGAGCTTTATTACAAGCATTTGCATGAGCAAGATTCGATGGTGCGAAGTTCGGCGGCACTACTGGAACTGGGGAAAGGGTTGGCGATCGGGGTGGGGTAA